Proteins encoded together in one Campylobacter peloridis LMG 23910 window:
- a CDS encoding FAD-dependent oxidoreductase, with product MDQKYFDTVVIGGGISGAAVFYELARYTNIQNIALLEKYNSAATLNSHGTSNSQTIHCGDIETNYTLEKAKKVKKTADMIVKYALLQNAQNKFMYSHQKLALGVGEEECIYMKNRYEEFKQLYPYIKFYTKNEIKKIEPNVVLNHNGTNDREDEVVAMGVESGEIYTTVDFGLMSQNLIEQASKQGKNTHVAFNQEVVFIEKKDDVFYIKTRDFKEYITKSIIVNAGAHSLFLAHKMGIGLDKSCFPVAGSFYLARRKILNGKVYMVQNPKLPFAALHGDPDLLANMNTRFGPTALVIPMLERYHGYKSLPEFFKTLNLDMNVIKICFNLFKDSTIRNYILYNYLFEIPYINKKLFVKDARKIVPSLQTSDIYYAKNFGGVRPQVLDKKAGELMLGEASITEIPGIIFNMTPSPGATSCLGNGYRDAKLICQYLGANFNEDLFTSELL from the coding sequence ATGGATCAAAAATACTTTGATACCGTAGTCATTGGCGGAGGTATATCCGGTGCTGCTGTGTTTTATGAGCTAGCAAGATATACAAATATCCAAAATATTGCTTTATTAGAAAAATACAATAGTGCTGCAACCTTAAATAGCCATGGAACTAGTAATTCACAAACCATTCATTGTGGCGATATAGAAACTAATTATACTTTAGAAAAAGCGAAAAAAGTTAAAAAAACTGCTGATATGATCGTAAAATACGCTCTATTGCAAAATGCACAAAACAAATTCATGTATTCTCATCAAAAATTAGCTCTTGGAGTTGGAGAAGAAGAGTGTATATACATGAAAAATCGCTATGAGGAATTTAAACAACTATATCCTTATATAAAATTTTACACTAAAAATGAAATTAAAAAAATAGAACCTAATGTTGTTCTAAACCACAATGGAACGAATGATAGGGAAGATGAAGTTGTTGCTATGGGTGTAGAATCAGGAGAAATTTACACCACAGTTGATTTTGGATTAATGAGCCAAAATTTAATAGAACAAGCTTCTAAACAAGGTAAAAATACTCATGTGGCATTTAATCAAGAAGTGGTTTTTATAGAAAAAAAAGACGATGTTTTTTATATAAAAACAAGAGATTTTAAAGAATATATAACAAAATCCATTATAGTAAATGCTGGTGCTCATTCTTTATTTTTAGCTCATAAAATGGGTATAGGGCTAGATAAATCGTGTTTTCCTGTTGCTGGAAGTTTTTATCTAGCTAGAAGAAAAATTTTAAATGGAAAAGTTTATATGGTTCAAAATCCTAAACTTCCTTTTGCGGCATTACACGGAGATCCTGATTTGCTTGCCAATATGAATACGCGTTTTGGTCCAACTGCATTGGTTATTCCTATGCTAGAAAGATACCATGGGTACAAATCTTTACCTGAATTTTTCAAAACCTTAAATCTTGATATGAATGTAATAAAAATTTGTTTTAATCTTTTTAAAGATTCTACTATTAGAAATTATATACTTTATAATTATTTATTTGAAATTCCTTATATCAATAAGAAATTATTTGTCAAAGATGCAAGAAAAATAGTTCCTAGCTTGCAAACAAGTGATATTTATTATGCGAAAAATTTTGGTGGTGTTCGTCCACAAGTTCTTGATAAAAAAGCAGGAGAGTTAATGCTTGGTGAAGCTAGTATAACAGAAATTCCAGGTATTATATTTAACATGACTCCAAGTCCAGGAGCAACAAGCTGTCTTGGAAATGGCTATAGAGATGCAAAACTTATTTGTCAATATTTAGGTGCAAACTTTAACGAGGATTTATTCACAAGCGAACTACTATAA
- a CDS encoding Fur family transcriptional regulator, whose protein sequence is MQIENIEYDVLLERFKKTLKDNGLKYTKQREILLKTLYNSDKHYTPESLYVEIKQNNPELNVGIATVYRTLNLLEESGMATSISFGASGKKFELANKPHHDHLICKSCGEIVEFENSIIEQQQMLIAKEYNFKLTGHLMQLYGLCPQCVKKQR, encoded by the coding sequence ATGCAAATTGAAAATATAGAGTATGATGTGCTACTTGAGCGTTTTAAAAAAACGCTTAAAGATAATGGTTTAAAATACACAAAGCAACGCGAGATTTTATTAAAAACTTTATATAATAGTGATAAACACTATACTCCAGAAAGTTTGTATGTAGAGATTAAACAAAATAATCCTGAATTAAATGTAGGTATTGCCACTGTTTATAGAACTTTAAATTTGTTAGAAGAATCTGGTATGGCTACTTCTATATCCTTTGGTGCTTCAGGTAAAAAATTTGAACTTGCAAATAAGCCTCATCATGATCATTTAATTTGTAAAAGTTGTGGTGAAATAGTGGAATTTGAAAATTCTATTATTGAGCAACAGCAAATGTTAATTGCAAAAGAATATAATTTTAAATTAACTGGGCATTTGATGCAGCTTTATGGCTTGTGTCCACAATGTGTAAAAAAACAAAGGTAA
- the rfaD gene encoding ADP-glyceromanno-heptose 6-epimerase produces MRVVITGGAGFIGSNLALELQNEHEVLIVDKMQGGDRLDNGNLECFGHFKNLLDFKGELYTGDINDEKTLKVIKNFKPDVIFHKAAISDTTAYNQNKVLTTNLNTFADFIKLSLELNAKLIYASSASVYGDAPSPQCVDFSEAPKNPYAFSKLMMDNLAKKYFDKMHIIGLRYFNVYGKNEFFKNTTASMILQFGLQILSNKNPRLFEGSDRIYRDFVYIKDVVSANLQALNSKNGIYNVATGKARTFQDIVNILQKELNTNLKCEYIPNPYKKAYQFHTQAKLDESFSYRPKFSLEDGIKDYLPEIKRIFQKEINA; encoded by the coding sequence ATGAGAGTTGTTATAACAGGTGGGGCTGGTTTTATAGGATCTAATCTTGCATTAGAGCTTCAAAATGAGCATGAAGTTTTGATTGTAGATAAAATGCAAGGAGGGGATAGATTAGATAATGGAAATTTAGAGTGCTTTGGGCATTTTAAAAATTTATTAGATTTTAAAGGTGAGCTTTATACAGGGGATATTAATGATGAAAAAACTTTAAAAGTAATTAAAAATTTTAAACCCGATGTAATCTTTCACAAAGCTGCAATCTCTGATACAACTGCTTATAACCAAAACAAAGTCTTAACTACAAATTTAAATACTTTTGCTGATTTTATCAAACTTTCTTTAGAACTTAATGCTAAATTAATTTATGCAAGTTCAGCTTCTGTTTATGGAGATGCACCTAGCCCACAATGTGTGGATTTTAGCGAAGCACCTAAAAATCCCTACGCTTTTTCAAAATTAATGATGGATAATTTAGCAAAAAAATATTTTGACAAAATGCATATAATAGGGCTTAGATATTTTAATGTTTATGGTAAAAATGAATTTTTTAAAAATACTACAGCCTCTATGATATTGCAATTTGGCTTGCAAATTTTATCAAATAAAAATCCAAGATTATTTGAAGGAAGTGATAGGATTTATAGAGATTTTGTATATATTAAAGATGTGGTAAGTGCGAATTTGCAAGCTTTAAATTCAAAAAATGGAATTTATAATGTAGCAACTGGAAAAGCTAGAACTTTTCAAGATATAGTAAATATTTTGCAAAAAGAATTAAATACAAATTTAAAATGCGAATATATACCAAATCCTTACAAAAAGGCTTATCAGTTTCACACTCAAGCAAAATTAGATGAGAGTTTTTCTTATAGGCCAAAATTTAGTTTAGAAGATGGCATAAAAGATTATCTGCCTGAGATAAAAAGAATTTTTCAAAAGGAAATAAATGCTTGA
- the lysS gene encoding lysine--tRNA ligase, whose translation MFDNILEQQKIQKVQELKKIGINPYPHFLRKEMSISEYKNKFIYIKDMEKQRDENANGVLAGRLKLLRIAGKSVFANIEDEQDNIQIYFNQNILGEEYFTILKKYLEVGDIVLVKGYPFMTKTGEFSLHVEQIQIATKAIVPLPEKYHGLTDIEQRYRKRYLDMIMNSEVRKDFILRSKIVSYIRSFFDNKGFLEVETPMMHPIAGGANAKPFVTFHNALGVERFLRIAPELYLKRLIVGGFEAVYEINRCFRNEGMDLTHNPEFTTIEFYWAYHNYHDLMDLTEELFAMLLDKLNLDKKLEFDEKIIDFSKPFERITYKDALKKYGGLDDEVINNKELILKKLKKDGFEANEKLELGHLQAELFDNYVEDKLINPTFVIDFPISISPLSRRSDKDANIAERFELFIAGREIANGFNELNDPLDQYDRFLKQIEAKNAGDEEACEMDEDFVNALGYAMAPTAGQGIGIDRLVMLLINKKSIRDVVLFPAMRPLKNETKGE comes from the coding sequence ATGTTTGATAATATTTTAGAACAACAAAAAATTCAAAAAGTTCAAGAATTAAAAAAAATAGGGATTAACCCATATCCTCATTTTTTAAGAAAAGAAATGAGTATAAGTGAATATAAAAATAAGTTCATATATATTAAAGATATGGAAAAACAAAGAGATGAAAATGCTAATGGAGTATTAGCAGGAAGATTAAAACTTCTTAGAATAGCTGGAAAATCTGTATTTGCAAATATAGAAGATGAGCAAGATAATATTCAAATTTATTTTAATCAAAATATTTTAGGAGAAGAATATTTTACTATTTTAAAAAAATATCTTGAAGTAGGAGATATTGTTTTGGTCAAGGGATATCCGTTTATGACTAAAACGGGAGAATTTAGTTTGCATGTAGAACAAATTCAAATAGCTACAAAAGCCATAGTTCCTTTGCCTGAAAAATATCATGGATTAACAGATATTGAACAAAGATATAGAAAAAGATATCTTGATATGATTATGAATAGTGAAGTTAGAAAAGATTTTATTTTGCGTTCTAAGATTGTTTCTTATATCAGATCTTTTTTTGATAACAAGGGGTTTTTGGAAGTTGAAACTCCAATGATGCATCCTATTGCAGGAGGAGCCAATGCAAAACCTTTTGTTACATTCCATAATGCTTTAGGCGTAGAAAGATTTTTAAGAATTGCACCTGAATTATACTTAAAACGCTTAATAGTTGGTGGATTTGAAGCAGTTTATGAAATTAATAGATGTTTTAGAAATGAAGGAATGGATTTGACACATAATCCTGAATTTACAACTATTGAGTTTTATTGGGCTTATCATAATTATCATGATCTTATGGATTTAACAGAAGAGCTTTTTGCTATGCTCTTAGATAAACTAAATTTAGATAAAAAGCTTGAGTTTGATGAAAAAATAATTGATTTTTCTAAGCCATTTGAAAGAATTACTTATAAAGATGCTTTAAAAAAATATGGTGGTTTAGACGATGAAGTTATTAATAATAAAGAATTAATTTTAAAAAAGCTAAAAAAAGATGGATTTGAAGCCAATGAAAAATTAGAATTAGGCCATTTACAAGCTGAACTTTTTGATAATTATGTAGAGGATAAGCTTATTAATCCTACTTTCGTGATTGATTTTCCAATTTCTATAAGCCCATTGTCTAGAAGAAGCGATAAGGATGCAAATATTGCTGAAAGATTTGAATTGTTTATTGCAGGTAGAGAAATTGCCAATGGGTTTAATGAGTTAAATGATCCGCTAGATCAATATGATAGATTTTTAAAACAAATTGAAGCAAAAAATGCAGGTGATGAGGAAGCTTGTGAAATGGATGAAGATTTTGTGAATGCTTTAGGATATGCTATGGCACCAACAGCAGGCCAAGGTATAGGTATAGATAGATTGGTAATGCTTTTAATTAATAAAAAATCAATTCGTGATGTAGTGCTTTTTCCGGCAATGAGACCGCTAAAAAATGAAACAAAAGGAGAATAG
- a CDS encoding serine hydroxymethyltransferase: MLENFDREIFDLTQKELARQCDGLEMIASENFTIPEVMEVMGSILTNKYAEGYPSKRYYGGCEFVDEIENIAIERCKKLFNCNFANVQPNSGSQANQGVYMALLNPGDRILGMDLSHGGHLTHGSKVSSSGKIYESFFYGVELDGRINYDKVREIAKEVKPKLIVCGASAYPRIIDFAKFREIADEVGAYLFADIAHIAGLVVAGEHPSPFPHAHVVSSTTHKTLRGPRGGIIMCNDEEIAKKINSAIFPGIQGGPLMHVIAAKAVGFKYNLSSEWKIYAKQIIKNTATLAKVLTDRKYDLVSGGTDNHLILLSFLNKEFSGKDADLALERSGITANKNTVPGETRSPFVTSGLRLGTAALTARGFKEEEIAIVANYIADILDDIQNTKLQDEIKIKLKDLASNFIIYERALF; the protein is encoded by the coding sequence ATGTTGGAAAATTTTGATAGAGAAATTTTTGATTTAACTCAAAAAGAACTGGCAAGACAATGCGATGGTCTTGAAATGATAGCAAGTGAAAACTTTACTATACCAGAGGTTATGGAAGTAATGGGTAGTATTTTAACAAATAAATATGCAGAAGGATACCCTAGTAAAAGATATTATGGTGGATGTGAATTTGTAGATGAAATTGAAAATATTGCTATAGAAAGATGTAAAAAACTTTTTAATTGCAATTTTGCCAATGTTCAACCTAATTCAGGTTCTCAAGCAAATCAAGGTGTTTATATGGCTTTATTAAATCCAGGCGATAGAATTTTAGGGATGGATTTAAGCCACGGAGGCCATTTAACACATGGATCTAAAGTGAGTTCTTCTGGAAAAATTTATGAGAGTTTCTTTTATGGAGTAGAACTTGATGGAAGAATAAATTATGATAAAGTAAGAGAAATTGCAAAAGAAGTTAAACCTAAACTTATAGTTTGTGGTGCAAGTGCTTATCCTAGAATAATTGATTTTGCTAAATTTAGAGAAATTGCAGATGAGGTTGGAGCGTATTTGTTTGCTGATATTGCACATATTGCAGGTTTGGTTGTAGCTGGGGAGCATCCTAGTCCATTTCCTCATGCTCATGTAGTTAGCTCCACAACACATAAAACCTTAAGAGGTCCAAGAGGTGGTATTATTATGTGTAATGATGAGGAGATTGCTAAGAAAATAAATTCTGCAATTTTTCCAGGAATTCAAGGTGGTCCTTTAATGCATGTTATAGCCGCAAAAGCAGTAGGTTTTAAATACAATTTAAGTAGCGAATGGAAAATTTATGCTAAGCAAATTATTAAAAATACTGCGACTTTAGCTAAAGTTTTAACAGATAGAAAATATGACTTAGTAAGCGGTGGAACTGATAATCATTTGATTTTGCTAAGCTTTTTAAATAAAGAATTTAGTGGCAAGGATGCGGATTTAGCTCTAGAAAGATCAGGAATTACAGCTAATAAAAATACAGTTCCAGGCGAAACAAGAAGTCCTTTTGTAACTAGTGGTTTAAGGCTTGGAACTGCTGCTTTAACTGCTAGAGGTTTTAAAGAAGAGGAAATTGCTATTGTTGCAAACTATATAGCTGATATTTTAGATGATATACAAAATACAAAATTACAAGATGAAATTAAAATTAAATTAAAAGATTTAGCAAGTAATTTTATTATTTATGAAAGGGCTTTATTTTGA
- a CDS encoding CvpA family protein, which produces MENFSWFDVFVVGLTIILGLKGLVSGLFKEIFGLLGIVGGVLLASRYAKDVAQIINNNFYQIQNENLGIFAGFLALLIVIWVVCMLLGNILSKMFSMSGLGFIDRIGGFLFGSAKIFLVFAILIACISNIEFLNSSLEKYANNSHTLDLLKKTGEYIMNTDFTQNGLEKIEEQIKDSNLSLNSEADNAN; this is translated from the coding sequence ATGGAAAATTTTTCTTGGTTTGATGTTTTTGTTGTAGGTTTAACAATAATTTTAGGCTTAAAAGGCTTAGTAAGCGGTTTATTTAAAGAAATTTTTGGTTTATTGGGTATTGTTGGCGGTGTGCTGCTTGCATCAAGATACGCTAAAGATGTTGCACAAATTATTAATAATAATTTTTACCAAATCCAAAATGAGAATCTTGGAATTTTCGCTGGATTTTTAGCTTTGCTTATTGTGATTTGGGTTGTGTGTATGCTTTTGGGAAATATTTTATCAAAAATGTTTAGCATGAGTGGACTGGGTTTTATAGATCGCATAGGTGGTTTTTTGTTTGGTAGTGCTAAAATTTTTCTAGTTTTTGCTATTTTAATTGCTTGTATAAGTAATATTGAATTTTTAAATTCAAGTTTAGAAAAATATGCAAATAATAGTCATACTTTAGATTTGCTTAAAAAAACAGGCGAATATATAATGAATACAGATTTTACTCAAAATGGTTTAGAGAAAATAGAAGAGCAGATTAAAGATTCTAATTTGAGTTTAAATTCGGAGGCAGATAATGCAAATTGA
- the rfaE1 gene encoding D-glycero-beta-D-manno-heptose-7-phosphate kinase — translation MLDFLSSKKPRILVVGDFMVDHYIWCDCERISPEAPVMVVKSKKEDKRLGGAGNVYANLKSLGADVYALGIIGDDESGRFLQENLNAKLLIENGRKTPLKSRILSHSQQVLRLDDENDFETKLEDELIDEFKKIIKNFEALILSDYKKGTLSDKVCKELISIANSLNIPVLVDPKGSDFSKYKNATLLTPNKKEAMNALGVDNLDNLEFFIKKLKDDYNLKYSIITLSEEGIAVFDEKLHIIPAKALEVYDVTGAGDSVIAMLAYALALNIDILKACELANKVAAVVVAKVGSVSVSFDEVKNLEKSSFENKIKTKEELLKNIQNKNIVFTNGCFDILHFGHIKYLEKAKKLGDILVVGLNSDKSVKRLKGSDRPINNEFERACMLASLYFVDYVVIFDEDTPYELINFLKPDILVKGADYKDKEVVGSNLVKKVKLIEFEDGFSTTNIINRIKND, via the coding sequence ATGCTTGATTTTTTAAGTTCTAAAAAGCCTAGGATTTTAGTGGTAGGTGATTTTATGGTAGATCATTATATATGGTGTGATTGCGAAAGGATAAGTCCTGAAGCACCTGTTATGGTAGTAAAATCAAAAAAAGAAGACAAAAGATTAGGTGGGGCTGGTAATGTTTATGCGAATTTAAAAAGTCTAGGTGCTGATGTTTATGCATTAGGCATTATAGGTGATGATGAAAGCGGAAGATTTTTACAAGAAAATTTAAACGCAAAATTATTAATAGAAAATGGTAGAAAAACGCCTTTAAAAAGTAGAATTTTATCTCATTCTCAGCAAGTTTTAAGGCTTGATGATGAAAATGATTTTGAGACAAAATTAGAAGATGAATTGATAGATGAGTTTAAAAAAATAATAAAAAATTTTGAAGCACTTATTTTAAGCGATTATAAAAAAGGCACCTTAAGCGATAAAGTATGCAAAGAGCTCATAAGCATAGCAAATTCTTTAAATATACCTGTTTTAGTAGATCCAAAAGGAAGTGATTTTTCAAAATATAAAAATGCTACTTTATTAACTCCAAATAAAAAAGAAGCTATGAATGCTTTAGGCGTGGATAATTTAGATAATTTAGAATTTTTTATAAAAAAATTAAAAGATGATTATAATTTAAAATACTCCATTATTACTTTATCAGAAGAAGGAATAGCTGTTTTTGACGAAAAATTACACATAATTCCTGCTAAGGCTTTAGAAGTTTATGATGTAACGGGTGCTGGAGATAGTGTAATAGCTATGCTTGCTTATGCTCTTGCTTTAAATATAGATATTTTAAAGGCTTGTGAATTAGCAAATAAAGTAGCAGCTGTGGTAGTAGCTAAAGTAGGAAGTGTGAGTGTGAGTTTTGATGAGGTTAAAAACCTTGAAAAATCATCTTTTGAAAATAAAATAAAAACTAAAGAAGAGCTTTTAAAAAATATACAAAATAAAAATATAGTTTTTACAAATGGATGTTTTGATATTTTGCATTTTGGTCATATAAAATACCTTGAAAAAGCAAAAAAACTAGGCGATATTTTAGTCGTAGGTTTAAATTCTGATAAAAGTGTAAAAAGATTAAAAGGTAGTGATAGACCTATAAATAATGAATTTGAACGCGCTTGTATGCTTGCTAGTTTGTATTTTGTTGATTATGTTGTGATTTTTGATGAGGATACTCCTTATGAATTAATTAACTTTTTAAAACCTGATATTTTAGTAAAAGGTGCTGATTATAAAGACAAAGAAGTAGTAGGCTCAAATTTAGTTAAAAAAGTAAAATTAATAGAATTTGAAGATGGCTTTAGCACTACAAATATTATAAATAGGATTAAAAATGATTGA
- the pyk gene encoding pyruvate kinase, translated as MLKKTKIVATIGPASEDEAVIRQMIINGVNVFRLNFSHGSHEYHSKNLNTIRKIATELNARIGILQDISGPKIRTLKINEAFELKSGDRLDFYKDNFEGEKLSNEHYKVCINHPEILPMLKVGEYIYLCDGSIKTKVVQINENFIQTQVENNGVLSSNKGINFPNTKINIDIITQKDKDDLAWGIRNDVDFLAISFVQNAHDIDEVKKILNENNAKIAIFAKIEKFDAVENIDEIINCSDGIMVARGDLGIEVPYYKVPNIQKLIIKKANEANKPVITATQMLFSLAKSKTATRAEISDVANAVLDGTDAVMLSEESAIGVDPANAVDIMTQTIIEAEKNYPYNKFDNFHCFNETDIIAKSSTQLATNLNADAIFTLTSSGASAIKTARYRPKMDIIAITHSKKALNFLSIVWGVQPAILIEKHENLTELLSNSVKLGIEKGLMQKEGVYTLTAGFPVGVAGSTNLIRILQKEQIEYYLSLSK; from the coding sequence ATGCTAAAGAAAACAAAAATTGTAGCTACAATAGGGCCAGCAAGTGAAGATGAAGCTGTTATTAGACAAATGATTATAAATGGCGTAAATGTTTTTCGCTTAAATTTTTCTCATGGGAGCCATGAATATCATAGTAAAAATTTAAATACAATAAGAAAAATAGCTACTGAGCTAAATGCAAGAATTGGTATTTTACAAGATATTAGTGGTCCCAAAATTAGAACACTAAAAATAAATGAAGCTTTTGAGTTAAAAAGTGGTGATAGGCTTGATTTTTACAAAGATAATTTTGAAGGAGAAAAATTATCTAATGAGCATTATAAAGTATGCATAAACCATCCAGAAATTCTTCCTATGTTAAAAGTTGGAGAGTATATTTATCTTTGTGATGGCTCAATCAAAACAAAAGTAGTGCAAATTAATGAAAATTTTATTCAAACTCAAGTTGAAAATAACGGGGTATTGAGCTCAAACAAAGGAATTAACTTTCCAAATACAAAAATAAATATAGATATTATCACACAAAAAGATAAAGATGATTTAGCTTGGGGTATAAGAAATGATGTTGATTTTTTAGCCATATCTTTTGTTCAAAATGCACATGATATAGATGAAGTAAAAAAAATACTTAATGAAAACAATGCTAAAATAGCTATTTTTGCAAAAATAGAGAAATTTGATGCTGTAGAAAATATTGATGAAATCATTAATTGCAGTGATGGCATAATGGTTGCAAGAGGTGATTTGGGTATTGAAGTTCCTTATTACAAGGTTCCAAATATACAAAAGCTTATTATAAAAAAAGCTAACGAAGCAAATAAACCTGTTATCACAGCCACTCAAATGCTTTTTTCATTAGCAAAATCCAAAACTGCTACAAGGGCTGAAATTTCAGATGTTGCTAATGCGGTGCTTGATGGCACTGATGCAGTTATGCTTAGCGAAGAAAGTGCTATTGGTGTTGATCCAGCCAATGCGGTTGATATCATGACTCAAACTATTATAGAAGCAGAAAAAAATTATCCATATAATAAATTTGATAATTTTCATTGTTTCAACGAAACAGATATTATCGCAAAATCAAGCACTCAATTAGCTACTAACTTGAATGCAGATGCTATCTTTACACTCACAAGTAGTGGTGCATCAGCTATAAAAACTGCACGATATCGTCCAAAAATGGATATTATAGCTATAACGCATTCTAAAAAAGCTTTAAATTTTTTAAGCATAGTTTGGGGAGTTCAACCTGCTATTTTAATCGAAAAACATGAAAATTTAACAGAACTTTTAAGCAATTCAGTAAAACTTGGCATTGAAAAAGGTTTAATGCAAAAAGAAGGTGTGTATACATTAACAGCTGGATTTCCAGTAGGTGTTGCAGGTAGCACTAATCTTATTAGAATTTTACAAAAAGAACAAATTGAATACTATTTAAGCTTGAGTAAATAA
- the gmhA gene encoding D-sedoheptulose 7-phosphate isomerase: MIEKIEQEFKNHQEVLEKTLALKDEIIKVGAILLNCLQNNGKILICGNGGSAADSQHFAAELSGRYKKERKALAAIALSTDTSALSAIGNDYGFEFVFSRQVEALLNKNDVLIGISTSGKSKNVLNAFEKAKELGGFCIGLSGKNGGDMNKICDINLVVSSNDTARIQEMHILIIHCLCELIEEQF; this comes from the coding sequence ATGATTGAAAAAATTGAACAAGAATTTAAAAATCATCAAGAAGTTTTAGAAAAAACTTTAGCATTGAAAGATGAAATTATAAAAGTGGGTGCAATTTTGTTAAATTGCTTACAAAATAATGGAAAAATCTTAATTTGTGGCAATGGTGGAAGTGCAGCAGATAGCCAACATTTTGCAGCTGAGCTTAGCGGAAGGTATAAAAAAGAAAGAAAAGCACTAGCAGCTATAGCATTAAGCACTGATACTTCCGCACTTAGTGCCATAGGTAATGATTATGGTTTTGAATTTGTATTTTCAAGGCAAGTTGAGGCTTTGTTAAATAAAAATGATGTTTTAATAGGCATTTCAACTAGTGGTAAAAGCAAAAATGTTTTAAATGCTTTTGAAAAAGCAAAAGAGCTTGGTGGTTTTTGTATAGGGCTTAGCGGAAAAAATGGCGGAGATATGAATAAAATTTGTGATATAAATTTAGTGGTTTCATCAAATGATACTGCAAGAATTCAAGAAATGCATATTTTAATCATACATTGTCTTTGCGAGTTAATAGAAGAACAATTTTAA
- a CDS encoding type III pantothenate kinase encodes MLLCDVGNTTASFLDDQKFHSMDIEHFLQYEPKEKIFYINVNPNLEEKLQTNPLFVNLAPYFNFDTIYKNLGIDRIAACYTIEDGVVVDAGSAITVDIVSNSIHLGGFILPGIESYKKSFLSISSKLNYEFNTQINFDAFPQRTKDALSYGVIKSIYLLIKDSAYNKKLYFTGGDGQFLANFFDYAIYDKFLIFRGMKKAVCENFKL; translated from the coding sequence ATGCTTTTATGTGATGTTGGCAATACTACAGCCAGTTTTTTAGATGATCAAAAATTTCATTCAATGGATATAGAACATTTCTTACAATATGAGCCAAAAGAAAAAATATTTTATATTAATGTCAATCCTAATTTAGAAGAAAAATTACAAACTAATCCTTTATTTGTAAATTTAGCGCCATATTTTAATTTTGATACTATTTATAAAAATTTAGGTATAGATAGAATAGCAGCTTGCTACACAATAGAAGATGGTGTGGTAGTGGATGCAGGATCAGCTATCACTGTGGATATAGTGTCTAATTCTATCCATTTAGGTGGTTTTATACTACCAGGTATAGAAAGTTATAAAAAATCTTTTCTTAGTATTTCTTCAAAATTAAATTATGAATTTAATACTCAAATAAATTTCGATGCATTCCCGCAAAGAACAAAAGATGCTCTAAGTTATGGTGTTATTAAAAGCATCTACTTACTTATAAAAGATAGTGCTTATAATAAAAAATTATATTTTACTGGTGGAGATGGACAATTTCTTGCTAATTTTTTCGATTATGCTATTTATGATAAATTTTTAATTTTTAGAGGTATGAAAAAAGCTGTTTGTGAAAATTTTAAACTTTAA
- the gatC gene encoding Asp-tRNA(Asn)/Glu-tRNA(Gln) amidotransferase subunit GatC produces the protein MQIDDKLLSKLEKLSALKIADDKRCELKEQLSQIVNFVEKLDELDLNNIEAITSTTKGGTPFRNDESKKSEVINEVSKHAPKSQDGFFVVPKIIE, from the coding sequence ATGCAAATTGATGATAAATTGCTAAGTAAGCTTGAAAAATTAAGTGCTTTAAAAATAGCTGATGATAAAAGATGTGAATTAAAAGAACAATTAAGTCAAATTGTAAATTTTGTTGAAAAATTAGATGAGCTTGATTTGAATAATATAGAAGCTATAACAAGTACTACTAAAGGCGGAACACCTTTTAGGAATGATGAAAGTAAAAAGTCTGAAGTAATTAATGAAGTTAGCAAACATGCTCCAAAATCCCAAGATGGATTTTTTGTTGTTCCTAAAATAATAGAATAA